The proteins below come from a single Spiroplasma endosymbiont of Atherix ibis genomic window:
- a CDS encoding fructose-specific PTS transporter subunit EIIC — protein MELKDLFSKQISFFNVDLNSKDEVIEFLSNKLQEEKYIKSVEEFKTAVYKRESEGSTGVGDGIAIPHVLNPTVQKSAIAFAKLKNKVDWQSLDDQPADLVFMIMTNGKDGNEHLTALADLSGFLMKADVQEKLRSAKSIKDVQSALTKEEKKVEKVAKPGSYDVIGITACPTGIAHTYMAQEKLEEYAKAKGLTVKIETQGRRGIENKLTQEDIDNAKVIILAHDKALEGLSRLNGKKVIDTHTKDAIFKGDQLIEKYQKGEGLTEVKAASDSSEVSEFTMRKFLDVKGNLLGGISRMLPFVVAGGIILGIAFLIDFAAGNGEAGGNFGTINKAAGWFAAIGKTSMSMMVPILGAFIAFSIVGSQGLMPGMIAGLFSSNIMGFAYSGDETGWNGLWGRLLPSSLKGTESGFIGAIVGGYLAALLVVGWSKAMAKFPKGLQGARDIVFIPVISLLSIALTMFVINIPLGFVMGGISLGIQKLAELNLLWLVSILIGFMMCVDMGGPINKIAYSLGNLAVGGKLVTDISSQGYSDQTIIMASAMLAGMLPPIMIAMSTVIFPKAWTAKDRDTAKANWLMGACFVSEGAIPFMVKDPKRVAISAMLGGALIGGLVGAVKIKLLASHGGIFVFPLLSSSYLENSATMTGGSIALGDGGAILILLGASFLSAMLLGIWRTADIKNGKLTLDSTNGVKEAILAKIDALKANKKIQNKDVKLNLLNSKLNKYSDFEVELATKQKAYQALVDEKQKQKQARKANK, from the coding sequence ATGGAACTAAAAGATTTATTTAGTAAACAAATAAGCTTTTTTAATGTAGATTTAAATTCAAAAGATGAAGTAATTGAATTTTTATCTAATAAACTTCAAGAAGAAAAATATATAAAATCTGTTGAAGAGTTTAAAACAGCTGTTTACAAAAGAGAATCTGAAGGATCAACAGGTGTGGGAGATGGTATTGCTATTCCTCACGTTTTAAATCCTACAGTTCAAAAATCAGCAATTGCATTTGCTAAATTAAAAAATAAAGTTGATTGACAATCACTAGATGATCAACCAGCTGATTTAGTATTTATGATTATGACAAATGGAAAAGATGGAAATGAGCACTTAACAGCTCTTGCTGATTTATCTGGTTTCTTAATGAAAGCAGATGTTCAAGAAAAATTGAGAAGTGCAAAATCTATTAAAGATGTACAAAGTGCATTAACAAAAGAAGAGAAAAAAGTTGAAAAAGTAGCAAAACCAGGAAGTTATGATGTAATTGGAATTACAGCTTGTCCAACAGGGATAGCTCATACTTATATGGCTCAAGAAAAACTTGAAGAATATGCAAAAGCAAAAGGTTTAACAGTTAAAATTGAAACTCAAGGACGTAGAGGAATTGAAAACAAATTAACTCAAGAAGACATTGACAATGCAAAAGTTATTATTTTGGCTCATGATAAAGCTCTTGAAGGACTTTCAAGATTGAATGGAAAAAAAGTAATTGATACACATACAAAAGATGCAATTTTTAAAGGTGATCAATTAATTGAAAAATATCAAAAAGGTGAAGGATTAACTGAAGTTAAAGCTGCATCTGATTCATCAGAAGTTAGTGAATTTACAATGAGAAAATTCTTAGATGTAAAAGGTAATTTACTTGGAGGAATTTCAAGAATGTTACCATTTGTTGTTGCAGGGGGAATTATTTTAGGAATAGCTTTCTTAATTGATTTTGCAGCAGGTAATGGTGAAGCTGGTGGAAATTTTGGTACTATAAATAAAGCAGCAGGATGATTTGCAGCTATTGGTAAAACATCAATGTCAATGATGGTTCCAATTTTAGGAGCATTTATTGCATTTTCAATAGTAGGTTCACAAGGATTAATGCCAGGAATGATAGCAGGACTATTTTCATCTAATATAATGGGATTTGCCTATTCTGGAGATGAAACTGGATGAAATGGTTTATGAGGAAGACTTCTTCCTTCTAGTTTAAAAGGAACTGAATCAGGATTTATTGGTGCTATTGTTGGAGGATATCTTGCAGCATTATTGGTTGTAGGATGATCAAAAGCAATGGCTAAATTTCCTAAAGGATTGCAAGGAGCAAGAGACATTGTCTTTATTCCTGTAATATCATTGTTATCAATTGCATTAACAATGTTTGTTATTAACATTCCATTAGGTTTTGTTATGGGAGGAATTAGTTTAGGAATTCAAAAATTAGCTGAACTAAATTTATTATGATTAGTATCAATTTTAATTGGATTTATGATGTGTGTTGATATGGGTGGACCAATTAACAAAATAGCTTATTCATTAGGAAACCTAGCAGTTGGAGGTAAATTAGTTACTGATATATCTTCACAAGGATACAGTGATCAAACAATTATTATGGCATCAGCTATGTTAGCAGGTATGTTACCTCCAATTATGATAGCAATGTCAACAGTTATTTTCCCAAAAGCTTGAACAGCAAAAGATAGAGATACTGCAAAAGCTAACTGATTGATGGGAGCATGTTTCGTATCAGAAGGTGCTATTCCATTTATGGTTAAAGATCCAAAAAGAGTTGCAATAAGTGCAATGCTTGGAGGAGCTTTAATTGGAGGATTAGTTGGGGCAGTAAAAATTAAATTACTTGCATCACATGGTGGAATATTTGTATTTCCATTACTAAGTTCAAGTTACTTAGAAAATAGTGCAACAATGACTGGTGGTTCAATTGCACTAGGAGATGGGGGAGCAATTCTAATATTGTTAGGAGCAAGTTTCTTATCAGCTATGCTTTTAGGAATTTGAAGAACAGCAGATATTAAAAATGGTAAATTAACTCTTGATTCAACAAATGGAGTTAAAGAAGCAATTTTAGCAAAAATTGATGCTCTAAAAGCTAATAAAAAAATTCAAAATAAAGATGTAAAATTAAATTTATTAAATTCTAAATTAAATAAATACAGTGATTTTGAAGTTGAATTAGCTACAAAACAAAAAGCTTATCAAGCACTTGTTGATGAAAAACAAAAACAAAAACAAGCTAGAAAAGCTAATAAATAA
- a CDS encoding DDE-type integrase/transposase/recombinase, whose protein sequence is MNFLNDTRIMNLVISEIEKNNFLSAYSAKRWSLYFKLNYIDPFRINHKKLERIFKKFNHIAYYIKKQTKHEIKKYKETIRKNYLKEAKEMGFENIWTSDINQFSVKTKKGYICTVQDNLTGEIIGKSKRIDNQKTNFMLEALKMAYKNKKYLGLILLHSDNGNQYTSENYINLCNDLQIIRSYSKPGTPHHNGKHESFHSRLKDETIRTCHIENINQCLKIAWAWLDFYNNDRIRINKKW, encoded by the coding sequence ATGAATTTCCTCAATGATACAAGAATTATGAATTTAGTGATTTCAGAAATTGAAAAAAATAATTTTCTTAGTGCTTATAGTGCTAAAAGATGATCTTTATATTTTAAATTGAATTATATTGACCCTTTTAGGATAAATCACAAAAAATTAGAACGTATATTTAAAAAATTTAATCATATTGCATATTATATTAAGAAACAAACTAAACATGAAATTAAAAAATATAAAGAAACTATTAGAAAAAATTATCTTAAAGAAGCAAAAGAAATGGGATTTGAAAACATTTGAACTAGTGACATAAATCAATTTTCAGTTAAAACAAAAAAAGGTTATATTTGCACAGTTCAAGATAATTTAACTGGAGAAATAATAGGAAAATCTAAAAGAATAGATAATCAAAAAACAAATTTTATGCTTGAAGCTTTAAAAATGGCATATAAAAATAAAAAATATTTAGGTCTAATATTATTACATTCAGATAATGGAAATCAATATACTTCTGAAAACTACATAAATTTATGTAATGATTTGCAAATCATTAGAAGTTATTCAAAACCAGGAACACCTCATCATAATGGCAAGCATGAAAGTTTTCATAGTCGTTTAAAAGATGAAACTATAAGAACATGTCATATTGAAAACATTAATCAATGCTTAAAAATAGCATGAGCATGATTAGATTTTTATAATAACGATAGAATTAGAATAAATAAAAAATGATAA
- a CDS encoding DeoR family transcriptional regulator, translating into MQLILDYVNEQDYCTNEQISKHLNIPFTTLRRDLTDLHNESKLKRVHEGAKTIREKSILEAVLD; encoded by the coding sequence TTGCAACTAATTTTAGATTATGTTAATGAACAAGATTATTGTACTAATGAACAAATATCAAAGCATTTAAACATTCCATTCACCACTCTAAGAAGAGATCTTACTGATCTGCATAATGAATCTAAATTAAAAAGAGTTCATGAAGGAGCAAAGACTATTAGAGAAAAATCAATATTAGAAGCTGTTTTGGATTAA
- a CDS encoding helix-turn-helix domain-containing protein, which translates to MAKKGQKFRKWTKEEKEKIIELSLNCYSLKEIALKFNSTTGSIGTIINKYKNAKISEAKPRLPYKIDYSISQKANDLFIGVLFDYNKELIKENNILKKQWASKGETKNK; encoded by the coding sequence ATGGCTAAAAAAGGACAAAAGTTTAGAAAATGAACTAAAGAAGAAAAAGAAAAAATTATTGAATTAAGTTTGAATTGCTATTCTCTAAAAGAAATAGCATTAAAATTTAACTCAACTACTGGATCAATTGGAACAATAATTAACAAATATAAAAATGCAAAGATAAGTGAAGCAAAACCTCGCTTGCCTTATAAAATAGATTACAGCATATCTCAAAAGGCAAATGATTTGTTTATAGGAGTTCTATTCGACTATAATAAAGAATTAATTAAGGAGAATAATATTTTAAAAAAGCAATGAGCCTCCAAGGGCGAAACCAAAAATAAATAA
- the pfkB gene encoding 1-phosphofructokinase has protein sequence MIYTLTLNPAIDHIVLANKKVELGVTNYYSDEYKVVGGKGINAGIILKNLSTYVQAIGIMGEENKEIFLNKFKEINLNNKFFLNSGSTRVNYKIKHLESKQETELNGMGFNTKKEVLNQLIQYLEDSLKQNDIVMLTGSVAMGIEKDIYEQIGKLVNKKQAILICDATNELLKNVLKEKPFLIKPNLEEICSTLDLKFDENISFEETKELIQKLKNLGAQNVLLSMGSKGSLYFDSNNNIYKVGIAKGKLINSVGAGDSMLAGFVYGKYKNLSIENTLQYAAASGAATAFNEWLASKEEIENLVSQIKVEKL, from the coding sequence ATGATATATACATTGACATTAAACCCAGCAATAGATCATATTGTATTGGCCAACAAAAAAGTAGAACTTGGTGTAACAAATTATTATAGTGATGAATATAAAGTTGTTGGTGGAAAAGGCATTAATGCAGGAATTATTTTAAAAAATTTATCTACATATGTTCAAGCAATTGGTATTATGGGTGAAGAAAATAAGGAAATATTTTTAAATAAATTTAAAGAAATAAATTTAAATAATAAATTTTTTCTAAATTCAGGATCAACAAGAGTTAATTACAAAATTAAACATTTAGAATCAAAACAAGAAACAGAATTGAATGGAATGGGATTTAATACTAAAAAAGAAGTATTGAATCAATTAATTCAGTATTTAGAAGATAGTTTGAAACAAAATGATATTGTAATGTTAACTGGAAGTGTTGCTATGGGGATTGAAAAAGACATTTATGAACAAATTGGAAAACTTGTAAATAAAAAACAAGCTATATTAATTTGTGATGCAACAAATGAATTATTAAAAAATGTTTTAAAAGAAAAACCATTTTTAATAAAACCAAATTTAGAAGAAATTTGCTCGACACTAGATTTAAAATTTGATGAAAATATAAGCTTTGAAGAAACAAAAGAGTTAATTCAAAAATTAAAGAATTTAGGAGCACAAAATGTTTTATTAAGTATGGGATCAAAAGGAAGTTTATATTTTGATTCAAACAATAATATTTATAAAGTGGGAATTGCAAAAGGAAAACTAATTAATTCAGTTGGAGCTGGAGATAGTATGTTAGCTGGATTTGTATATGGTAAATATAAAAATTTAAGTATAGAAAATACGCTTCAATATGCTGCAGCAAGTGGAGCTGCTACAGCATTTAATGAGTGACTTGCTTCAAAAGAAGAAATTGAAAACTTAGTTTCACAAATTAAAGTAGAAAAATTATAA